A stretch of DNA from Saccharospirillum mangrovi:
GTAACGCGGTTTAACGCCAGTGACGTTGGGCATCACCCAGATTTGCAGGAAGTTCAACGGGTCGGTTTTCGAGGCGTTGTATTCGCTGTGCGCCACACCGCTGCCCGCACTCATCACCTGAATTTCACCGGCTTTCAACTGCGACACATTGTTCATGGTGTCGCGGTGTTCGATGGTGCCATTCAGCACGTAGGTGATAATTTCCATGTCGCGATGCGGATGGGTGCCAAAGCCGGTGCCCGGTGCCACCCGGTCGTCGTTGATGACGCGCAGGTCGGAAAAGCCCATGAATTCCGGGTCGTAATAGTTGGCGAAGGAAAAGCTGTGGTGCGAGTCGAGCCAACCGTGTTGGGCGTGGCCACGTTCGTTGGCTGGGCGAAGATGAATCATGACGACCTCCTTGGGTTGAGCGTGGCGAGCCGCGCCCGCCACTGAATGGTCGTCACTATAGGGGCCGGTTAGCGCTAAACCTACCGGAGCTTTTCGGCGTTATCGTTCAGTTTTGCTGACAAAACAGCGTCGGTCGCGCACCCCTTCGCAACAAAAAAACACCATCGCCATTTTGACATCGGCGAGCATTTATTTAACATCTGTAAATTAACTTAAAGAGAGCTCAATGGACCCAAGACGCCAACGCAGCCGCCAGAAAATCCAGGATGGACTTCGATCTTTACTGGGCACGAAAGCCGTCACCGATATTCAGATTGACGAGCTGTGCCGCGCTGCGGGTGTGACTCGTCCAACGTTCTACGCCCACTTTGGAACCGTTCGCGCCGTGCTTTATGACTACCTGGAAAACCTGCTGTCGGAGCTTGAGCAGCTGTTTAACAACATTGCTCCCAACCCCGGGCCGCATGTGCCGGCTGAGGAACAATTGCGGCGCTCTGTGCTGACGCTGAATTGGCTGATCGAACAGATCAGCCGTGACCCGGTGTTGTTCCGGGGGCTGCTGTTTGAAGGCGAAGTCGCCAAGGTAGAACAACGCTTCGTCGTCTTTTTCCGCTCCGTTTTAGCCCGTTCACAAACGCAAAATCCAGACAGCGCCTGGTTAGCCCCGAGCCAGCAACGGATCGCCCTGCATTTTTTTACCGGCGCTTTTCTGTCGACTCTGCGTCTGTGGATGGATAACCCCGATGAATACGATCGCCAACAGTTGGCACAGTCCTTTGCCAGCCTGATGACCTATGGTCGCTCAGCCGGCGCCACCCATTTGAAATGAGGTTTGAATGAAGCATTCGAAACAATCTGTACTGGCAGCCCTGCTGCTCACCCTGCTACCCGCTTTCGCGTGGGCCGAAACCCAGGCGGATGCCATTAAACCGGTGCAACTGCTGAAACTGGAGCCCCAAAACCAGATCGTCAGCCGTCAGTTCTACGGCCGCATCACCGCGCGCAGCACTCTCGATCTGGCCTTCCAGACCTCCGGCCAGATCGAACAGTTGCCGGTGATTGAAGGTCAGAGCGTGGCGCAGGGCAGCCTGTTGAGCCAACTCGATCTGGCACC
This window harbors:
- a CDS encoding pirin family protein; translated protein: MIHLRPANERGHAQHGWLDSHHSFSFANYYDPEFMGFSDLRVINDDRVAPGTGFGTHPHRDMEIITYVLNGTIEHRDTMNNVSQLKAGEIQVMSAGSGVAHSEYNASKTDPLNFLQIWVMPNVTGVKPRYAQKDFSALSGINKVISPEGEGESLPIRQDANLYQVRLNAESQTFATQAGRLYYLHIAQGELTVNDVAMSAGDGAYIDAEAALTLATTGTVDALLFELRGH
- a CDS encoding TetR/AcrR family transcriptional regulator, translating into MDPRRQRSRQKIQDGLRSLLGTKAVTDIQIDELCRAAGVTRPTFYAHFGTVRAVLYDYLENLLSELEQLFNNIAPNPGPHVPAEEQLRRSVLTLNWLIEQISRDPVLFRGLLFEGEVAKVEQRFVVFFRSVLARSQTQNPDSAWLAPSQQRIALHFFTGAFLSTLRLWMDNPDEYDRQQLAQSFASLMTYGRSAGATHLK